The following proteins are co-located in the Ailuropoda melanoleuca isolate Jingjing chromosome 13, ASM200744v2, whole genome shotgun sequence genome:
- the LOC100482652 gene encoding olfactory receptor 3A2, with amino-acid sequence MDPEVGANRTSVTEFILLGLVETEQLQAVVFVVFFFAYLVTVGGNLSILAAILVEPKLHTPMYFFLGNLSVLDVGCITVTVPSMLARLLSHKRTIPCRACLTQLFFFHLLAGMDCFLLTVMAYDRFLAICQPLTYRARMNQAVQRILVAVSWALGFTNALNHTIALNTLNFCGPNVINHFYCDLPQLFQLSCSSTQHNKLLLFVAAAFMAVAPLVLITVSYAHVAAAVLRIHSVEGRKKAFSTCGSHLTVVCLFYGTGIFNYMRLGTDESSDKDKGVGVFNTVINPMLNPLIYSLRNPDVQGALWRVLVGRQSLT; translated from the coding sequence ATGGATCCAGAAGTTGGAGCCAACAGGACGTCTGTTACTGAGTTCATTCTCCTGGGCCTGGTAGAAACAGAGCAGCTGCAGGCTGTGGTCTTTGTAGTCTTCTTCTTTGCCTACCTGGTCACAGTCGGAGGCAACCTCAGCATCCTGGCTGCCATCTTGGTGGAGCCCAaactccacacccccatgtacttcttcctggggAACCTATCAGTGCTGGATGTTGGGTGCATCACCGTCACTGTTCCCTCCATGTTGGCTCGTCTCCTGTCCCACAAGCGTACAATTCCCTGTAGAGCCTGCCTCACCCAGCTTTTCTTCTTTCACCTTCTGGCTGGGATGGACTGCTTCCTGCTGACAGTCATGGCCTATGACCGATTCCTGGCCATCTGCCAGCCCCTCACCTACAGAGCCCGAATGAACCAGGCAGTCCAGAGGATATTGGTGGCTGTGTCCTGGGCTTTAGGTTTCACCAATGCACTAAATCACACTATTGCCCTAAATACCCTCAACTTCTGTGGTCCCAATGTGATCAATCACTTCTACTGTGACCTCCCACAGCTCTTCCAGCTGTCCTGCTCCAGCACCCAACACAACAAGCTGCTGCTCTTTGTAGCAGCAGCCTTCATGGCTGTAGCCCCCTTGGTCCTCATCACTGTGTCCTATGCACATGTGGCAGCTGCAGTCCTACGAATCCATTCAgtggaaggcaggaagaaggcCTTCTCCACATGTGGCtcccacctcactgtggtttGCCTCTTCTATGGTACTGGTATCTTCAACTACATGCGTCTTGGTACTGATGAGTCTTCAGACAAGGATAAAGGGGTTGGGGTCTTTAACACTGTTATCAATCCCATGCTGAACCCACTTATCTACAGCCTTAGAAACCCTGATGTCCAGGGTGCCCTGTGGCGGGTTCTTGTGGGGAGGCAGTCACTGACCTAA
- the LOC100482898 gene encoding olfactory receptor 1D2 — MDGSNQSGVSEFLLLGISDSPEQQRVLFWMILAMYLVTVAGNVFIILAISFDPRLHTPMYFFLANHSFTDLFFVSNTIPKMLVSLQSQNKAISYAGCLTQLYFLVSLVALDNLILATMAYDHYLAICRPLHYSTAMSPGLCILLLTLCWALSVLYGLTHTLLMTRVTFCGSRKIHYIFCEMYVLLRLACSNTQVNHTVLIATGCFIFLTPLGFMIMSYVRIVRTILQIPSATGKYKAFSTCASHLAVVSLFYGTLGMVYLQPLQTYSMKDSVATVMYAVVTPMMNPFIYSLRNKDMHGALGRLLLGKAFRRLT, encoded by the coding sequence ATGGATGGAAGCAATCAGAGTGGAGTCTCTGAGTTCCTGCTCCTGGGGATCTCAGACAGTCCTGAGCAGCAGCGGGTCCTGTTCTGGATGATCCTGGCCATGTACCTGGTCACAGTCGCGGGAAATGTGTTCATCATCCTGGCCATCAGCTTTGATCCCCGCCTGCACactcccatgtacttcttcctggccaaccacTCCTTCACTGACCTCTTCTTTGTCAGCAACACAATTCCCAAGATGCTGGTGAGCCTCCAGTCTCAGAACAAAGCCATCTCCTATGCAGGGTGTCTAACCCAGCTCTACTTCCTGGTCTCCTTGGTGGCCCTGGACAACCTCATCCTGGCCACAATGGCATATGACCATTATCTGGCCATCTGCCGCCCTCTCCACTACTCCACAGCCATGAGCCCTGGACTCTGTATTTTGCTCCTCACCTTATGTTGGGCACTTTCTGTCCTCTATGGTCTCACCCATACCCTCCTCATGACCAGGGTGACATTCTGTGGGTCCCGGAAGATCCACTACATCTTCTGTGAGATGTATGTCCTGCTGAGGCTCGCATGTTCCAATACTCAAGTCAATCACACAGTGTTGATTGCCACAGGCTGCTTTATCTTCCTCACCCCACTAGGGTTCATGATCATGTCCTATGTCCGAATTGTCAGAACTATCCTCCAAATACCCTCAGCCACTGGGAAGTACAAAGCTTTCTCTACCTGTGCCTCCCATTTGGCTGTGGTCTCCCTCTTCTATGGGACACTTGGTATGGTATATCTGCAGCCCCTCCAAACCTACTCCATGAAGGACTCAGTAGCCACAGTGATGTATGCTGTGGTGACCCCCATGATGAACCctttcatctacagcctgaggaacaaggaCATGCATGGGGCTCTCGGAAGACTGCTCCTAGGGAAAGCCTTCCGGAGGTTGACCTGA
- the LOC100479707 gene encoding olfactory receptor 1P1, which yields MGLTQKSLSQISGLMAGGNQTSIFEFLLWGLSERPEQQDILFLLFLWMYVDTVAGNLLIVLAIGTDTRLHTPMYFFLASLSCADILFTSTTVPKALVNIQSQSRSISYTGCLVQLYFFLTFGDMDIFLLATMAYDRYVAICHPLHYKMVMSRRHCTLLVTACWILTSLVAMTHTFLIFQLSFCSKIIPDFFCDLGPLMKVSCSDTQVNELVLLFLGGAAVILIPFMLILVSYIHIVSAILRVPSAQGRRKSFSTCGSHLAVVALFFGTVIRAYLCPSSSSSNSIEEDTAAAVMYTVVTPLLNPFIYSLWNKDMKCALARFLRGKVFFLWGQ from the coding sequence ATGGGTCTCACTCAAAAGTCTCTTTCTCAGATTTCTGGGCTCATGGCAGGAGGGAACCAGACCAGCATCTTTGAGTTCCTACTCTGGGGACTCTCAGAGCGGCCAGAGCAGCAGGACATCCTCTTCCTGCTGTTCCTGTGGATGTATGTGGACACTGTGGCTGGGAACCTGCTCATTGTCCTGGCCATTGGCACTGATACACGTCTCCACACGCCTatgtacttcttccttgccagccTGTCCTGTGCAGACATCCTTTTCACTTCCACCACTGTGCCCAAGGCCTTGGTGAACATCCAGAGTCAGAGCAGGTCCATTTCTTACACAGGATGCCTGGTTCAGCTCTACTTCTTCTTGACTTTTGGGGACATGGACATCTTTCTCTTGGCTAcaatggcctatgaccgctatgtggccatctgccacCCTCTCCACTACAAGATGGTCATGAGTCGCCGGCACTGCACCCTCCTGGTGACTGCCTGCTGGATCCTTACGAGTCTTGTTGCCATGACCCACACTTTCCTCATATTTCAACTTTCCTTTTGCTCTAAGATCATTCCTGACTTCTTCTGTGATCTGGGACCCCTGATGAAGGTGTCTTGCTCTGACACTCAGGTCAATGAGCTTGTGCTCCTCTTCTTGGGGGGAGCAGCAGTCATTTTAATCCCCTTTATGCTCATCCTGGTCTCTTATATCCACATTGTTTCAGCCATCCTCAGAGTCCCCTCTGCCCAGGGAAGGCGCAAGTCCTTCTCTACCTGTGGGTCACACCTTGCCGTTGTTGCCCTGTTCTTTGGGACAGTGATCAGGGCTTATCTGTGCccctcatcctcttcctccaACTCCATAGAGGAGGATACAGCAGCTGCTGTCATGTACACAGTGGTAACTCCCCTGCTGAACCCCTTCATTTACAGCCTCTGGAACAAAGACATGAAATGTGCCCTGGCGAGATTTCTCAGAGGCAAAGTCTTCTTTTTGTGGGGCCAGTGA